In the Fundulus heteroclitus isolate FHET01 chromosome 23, MU-UCD_Fhet_4.1, whole genome shotgun sequence genome, CGCATTGACACCGAAGAGAGCGATAAGCGGTACTGTGACATAAACCTGGCGCAGGGAGAGCTGATTGTGGCCGAGAGGATTGATCGGGAGGGGCTTTGTGGCGAAAAGGCTTCGTGCATCTTAAAACAGGAGCTCGTTTTGCAAAATCCTCTGGAGCTGCATCGGATAAACCTTCATATTCAAGATATTAATGACAACTCTCCACAATTTAAGGAGAAATTTGTAAACCTTGAAATTCGTGAGTCGGCAGTGAAGGGAGCTCGCTTTGTGATCGAGGAGGCGCACGATGCGGATGTAGGACAAAACGCAGTTCAGCAGTACAGCCTTGAAAAGAACGAAAATTTCATTCTGGCTGCTAATGGAAACACCGTGGAGCTTGTTTTAGATAAAGAAATTGATCgtgaaaagcagaaagaaattaatttactgcTCACAGCTTTAGATGGCGGATCTCCTCGGAGATCAGGTACAGTGATCATACATGTAACTGTGCTGGATGCTAATGATAACGCCCCAGTGTTCAGCCAGGCCGTCTATGAAGCCAGTCTGCCTGAAAACTCTCCTTTAGACACTGTAGTGCTCACAGTGAGCGCAACTGATGCAGATGAGGGAGTGAATGGAGATGTAACTTATGATTTTGGTCATGTTACTGATGAAGTGATGAAAATATTCAGTATTGATAGTAAAAGTGGGGAAATACATGTAACTGGCGCTGTAGACTATGAAGTTAAAACATCATATGAAATACGCGTTAAAGCAAAAGATGGTCTGGGGCTGTCATCTTATGCGAAGGTAATTATTTCTATGACTGATATTAATGACAACGCTCCTGTAGTCAGTCTGAAATCCCTGACCAATCCCATACCAGAAGACACCCCAGCTGGTACAGAGGTGGGCATCATTAATGTGCAGGACAGAGACTCAGGAAATAACAGACAGGTGCGGTGCTCCATCCAGCAAAATATGCCTTTTAAGTTGGTTCCCTCTATTAAAAACTATTATTCTCTGGTGACCACAGGACAGCTGGACCGTGAACTAGTTTCTGATTACAACATTACAATCACTGCCACTGACGAGGGCTCTCCACCTCTGTCCTCCTCTAAAACTGTTCAGTTATCTGTAGCTGACATCAACGACAACCCACCTGTGTTTGAGGAACAGTCCTACAGCGCATATGTGAGTGAAAATAACAAACCTGGCTCCACTTTGTGCTCGGTTTCTGCTCGAGACCCCGACTGGAGACAAAACGGTACAGTGATTTATTCTCTGTTACCTGGTGAGGTGAACGGTGCCTCAGTGTCCTCCTATCTATCTGTTAACGGAGACACGGGGGTGATCCACGCTGTGAGGTCGTTTGATTATGAGCAGTTCAGGAATTTTAAAGTCCATGTCATGGCCAGAGACAACGGTTCTCCTCCACTCAGCAGCAACGTGACCGTCAGTGTGTTTATATCGGATGTAAATGACAACTCTCCTCAGATACTGTACCCCGCCCCGGAGGGCAGCTCCTTCATGACCGAGCTGGTCCCCAAAGCTGCACACGGAGGCTCTCTGGTGTCCAAAGTGATCGCAGTGGACGCAGACTCTGGACAGAACGCCTGGCTGTCCTATCATATAGTCAAAGCCACAGATCCTGGACTTTTCACTATTGGTCTGCACAGCGGAGAGATCAGGACACAGCGGGACATTTCAGAATCTGACAGCATGAAACAGAACCTGATTGTTGCAGTGAAAGATAACggacagccctctctgtctgccaCCTGTGCCatgtatttacttatttctgATAACTTGGCTGAGGTGCCAGAACTGAAAGATATTTCTTATGATGAGAAGAACTCCAAGCTGACCTCCTATCTGATCATTGCGCTGGTTTCGGTGTCCACCTTCTTTCTgaccttcatcatcatcatcctgggTGTGAGGTTTTGTCGCAGGAGAAAGCCCAGACTGTTGTTTGATGGAGCAGTAGCCATCCCCGGAGCTTATCTCCCTCCTAATTATGCAGATGTTGACGGCACAGGAACTTTACGCAGCGCTTACAATTATGACGCCTACCTGACAACGGGATCTAGAACCAGTGACTTTAAATTTGTATCATCTTACAACGACAACACGCTGCCTGCTGACCAGACTTTGAAGAAAAGTCCAACAGAGTTTGCTGACATGTTTGGAGACAGTGATGCTTCTCCTGAGGTAGGAATTTGTCCCACTACATAGTTGAGATGGTAGTTTGACATAAACCACCACCCcattcattgatttttttttttttttttttttacaaattattcCTTTAATTATCAATGCATACAAGAGTTTCCTTAATATAAAACATTGGAGATAGTTACTCTTTTCCCACACTAGCGCTATTTTACTGTGGGGTTTTAGGGTCTCTGATTTGCTTGGGAATATACTACAAAAGGATTGTTGCCTTTTCACTTTAATtgttacacacaaacacatatgtccctttatgtattttgtgctaCGATATCTATATTTTATGAGGAGAAAATACACTCTATAACTTTGCATGTCATTGGTGGAGACATGAAAGCTTCAGATGGATGGCCAGACTGAAAACGCTGCTAAGTGAGAGGTGGTTAAAAACTGATTTTCGTTTTCTCTTGTGGATGAAGCCATGGTTCTTTGTCACTCTCATTGCATAGAAGATGCAATGAGATTCATAGATGTCGTTCAGACACACATAGTGACTTTGCTTTCTCTGCATAAtttataaaaatacacaaaactgGTTCTCAATAGAGCAGGGATTtagtgtttttcattttttatgttagTAAATCATTAATGTGGataatttactgtatttttactGTCAGTGTATGGACCTGCATaatatttaatgtgtttcatgaatttACTAAAAAAGATCTAAAGCAGTTGGGaaattgttctttatttttgtgaCGCACCGGACGTTTTAACAACCAGCAAAGCAATTCAcagaatttgaaaatatttcacgATTTTACAATTCACATTAGAACATCAGGGACTCCAAACGTCACAACCTTAAATTCATAATACCCTCCCCAAGACTGATGCACAATTCCTTGGGACTCCCTTACCAAAGTTCGCAGTGGTGCTCAGTAAGTAATGAAAATTTAAGTTTATCAAAAAAAGTTACTTAAACCTCTAAAGGCCTAAGTACAGCAAAGCTTAATGCAAATTTTGTTAGCATTAGATTAAACTGCTCCATTTGGCTAACATGGCACAAATATGTGTCAGACATGTGATGCAAATCTTCTATCTTTAATCATATTCAGTTCCCAATTTCTACAGCCTCGGTCGGAAGtaaaaactgattttgttttttcaagtcCCAAGTGACCACAGATGTCAGAGCAAACAGCATCTTTGCTTTGTGAGTATTCAAtccatgtacaatgtatgcagcACAAGGGCCTGAAATGATTTTGCCTGTCCTCCATGGCCGTGTTTGGAAAAACCATAAACTGTGGCTGAACTGGACCTTTGGCTCCAGATTTAGAGGtgtctgaaagagaaaaaacattgaaattagtttttcaatcatgtcacacatttatttgtaattgGTGAAGGCATGATACCTGGTGGTCTACAAAGATTTTGACACTTTACTCACAGCCCAACTccattgctgtgtttttgttcgCAATGATTTTGTctgttaaattacattttaaacaattaaacaccttacaaatataaattgaaatgttatttgaattttgttatttaatgGCGACAGATCAAAGTAACAGATCAGGGA is a window encoding:
- the LOC105924080 gene encoding protocadherin gamma-A11 yields the protein MEFKMIVFLLWSCFSFCLLHVAHGDLSYSFPEEMKRGSVIGNVAKDLGLQTGALSTRRARIDTEESDKRYCDINLAQGELIVAERIDREGLCGEKASCILKQELVLQNPLELHRINLHIQDINDNSPQFKEKFVNLEIRESAVKGARFVIEEAHDADVGQNAVQQYSLEKNENFILAANGNTVELVLDKEIDREKQKEINLLLTALDGGSPRRSGTVIIHVTVLDANDNAPVFSQAVYEASLPENSPLDTVVLTVSATDADEGVNGDVTYDFGHVTDEVMKIFSIDSKSGEIHVTGAVDYEVKTSYEIRVKAKDGLGLSSYAKVIISMTDINDNAPVVSLKSLTNPIPEDTPAGTEVGIINVQDRDSGNNRQVRCSIQQNMPFKLVPSIKNYYSLVTTGQLDRELVSDYNITITATDEGSPPLSSSKTVQLSVADINDNPPVFEEQSYSAYVSENNKPGSTLCSVSARDPDWRQNGTVIYSLLPGEVNGASVSSYLSVNGDTGVIHAVRSFDYEQFRNFKVHVMARDNGSPPLSSNVTVSVFISDVNDNSPQILYPAPEGSSFMTELVPKAAHGGSLVSKVIAVDADSGQNAWLSYHIVKATDPGLFTIGLHSGEIRTQRDISESDSMKQNLIVAVKDNGQPSLSATCAMYLLISDNLAEVPELKDISYDEKNSKLTSYLIIALVSVSTFFLTFIIIILGVRFCRRRKPRLLFDGAVAIPGAYLPPNYADVDGTGTLRSAYNYDAYLTTGSRTSDFKFVSSYNDNTLPADQTLKKSPTEFADMFGDSDASPEVGICPTT